Proteins encoded by one window of Modestobacter marinus:
- a CDS encoding PAS domain-containing protein, which translates to MVTTRPAPDEARPRRQAVRPTGVERTFSADELIVSKTDTRGVITYANDVFLRVSGYDLGEVLGQPHNLIRHPEMPKAVFKLLWDTLTDGHEIFAYIDNLAADGANYWVLAHVTPSFGADGRVVGYHSNRRRPTARAVAAVRPLYAQLVAEERRQPNGRAAVEASSRLLGELVAQHAASYEEFVWSVIGEEEL; encoded by the coding sequence ATGGTCACGACACGGCCGGCGCCCGACGAGGCCCGACCGAGGCGGCAGGCGGTCCGGCCGACGGGGGTCGAGCGGACGTTCTCCGCCGACGAGCTGATCGTCTCCAAGACCGACACCCGGGGCGTGATCACGTACGCCAACGACGTCTTCCTGCGGGTGAGCGGCTACGACCTGGGCGAGGTCCTGGGGCAGCCGCACAACCTGATCCGGCACCCGGAGATGCCCAAGGCGGTGTTCAAGCTGCTCTGGGACACCCTGACCGACGGGCACGAGATCTTCGCCTACATCGACAACCTGGCCGCCGACGGCGCCAACTACTGGGTGCTGGCGCACGTCACGCCGTCCTTCGGCGCCGACGGACGGGTGGTCGGCTACCACTCCAACCGGCGCCGTCCGACCGCCCGGGCGGTGGCCGCGGTGCGCCCGCTGTACGCGCAGCTGGTCGCCGAGGAGCGCCGCCAGCCCAACGGCCGGGCCGCGGTCGAGGCGTCGAGCCGGCTGCTGGGCGAGCTGGTCGCGCAGCACGCGGCGTCCTACGAGGAGTTCGTCTGGTCGGTCATCGGCGAGGAGGAGCTGTGA
- a CDS encoding methyl-accepting chemotaxis protein produces the protein MSPRRRGEGQLGAAAELEVYRAFVRQLVTACESAAAGDLEARSRPVPGSCDVPELVSLHDSVNRVLDVSDAFVREAGAALTSAAEGRFHRRLLLTGLSGAYRRGAEVINSARAAMRESASRVAEAQTSRLQLADEFETVVLGMSEQVATASTELSASAHGLTQAATAASTEVAAARGTIDSLTRSSAEIKGIVAMIDSVAAQTRLLALNATIEAARAGEAGKGFAVVASEVKDLADETARSTERITAQVESMRTACDDVAAGMSTVGTTVAEMNGLVDGIAAAVDGSASLGPAGDTTGLSRMAEKLRTEMTGFLAEMRS, from the coding sequence GTGAGCCCGCGCCGCCGTGGGGAGGGCCAGCTGGGCGCGGCCGCGGAGCTGGAGGTCTACCGGGCGTTCGTCCGGCAGCTCGTGACCGCGTGCGAGAGCGCGGCCGCCGGCGACCTGGAGGCGCGCAGCCGTCCGGTGCCGGGGTCCTGCGACGTCCCCGAGCTGGTCTCGCTGCACGACAGCGTGAACCGGGTGCTGGACGTCTCCGACGCCTTCGTGCGCGAGGCCGGGGCGGCGCTGACCTCGGCGGCGGAGGGCCGCTTCCACCGCAGGCTGCTGCTGACCGGCCTCTCCGGCGCCTACCGCCGGGGCGCCGAGGTGATCAACTCCGCCCGCGCGGCGATGCGGGAGTCGGCGTCCCGGGTGGCCGAGGCGCAGACGTCCCGGCTGCAGCTGGCCGACGAGTTCGAGACGGTCGTGCTCGGGATGAGCGAGCAGGTCGCGACGGCGTCCACCGAGCTGTCCGCCTCGGCCCACGGCCTGACCCAGGCGGCCACGGCCGCGAGCACGGAGGTGGCCGCCGCCCGCGGCACGATCGACTCGCTGACCCGCTCGTCGGCGGAGATCAAGGGCATCGTCGCCATGATCGACTCGGTGGCGGCGCAGACCCGGCTGCTGGCGCTCAACGCCACCATCGAGGCGGCCCGCGCCGGGGAGGCGGGCAAGGGCTTCGCGGTGGTGGCCTCCGAGGTCAAGGACCTCGCCGACGAGACCGCCCGGTCGACCGAGCGGATCACCGCCCAGGTCGAGTCGATGCGCACCGCCTGCGACGACGTCGCCGCCGGCATGAGCACCGTGGGCACCACGGTGGCGGAGATGAACGGCCTGGTCGACGGGATCGCCGCCGCCGTGGACGGCTCCGCGTCGCTGGGCCCGGCCGGAGACACGACCGGGCTGTCCCGGATGGCGGAGAAGCTGCGCACCGAGATGACCGGCTTCCTCGCCGAGATGCGGAGCTGA
- a CDS encoding S8 family serine peptidase, translating to MDLVGHQGSRLPAHRRGVRAVAVVAAALTGFGGAAAVDALTGPTVAVADHFGPGDGLTRYVVTAAAGDATPGFLAGLDQQDGVDSAQRLYDGRALVAVDGPALPRLRALPGVAAVELSPSVPVLGTASDPWYASHGWNLENTGDNAQGQSPVLADADIDGSAGWDASTGAGIVVAVVDTGFDSDHPDLADSLWTNPDEPCGTVDVDGNGLAGDCHGWNFTTNSPDVDNGAGGSHGASVAGVIGARKDNGTGSAGVAPDVTLMPLAIGSGGTVDVNLGAEAIRYAADHGAAVVNASWGGPGTGPQLDALRAAIAYAEARGVLVVAAAGNDSGDRDTAPVYPASLTEPNVVTVGNSTAADTVAASSAYGATSVDLFAPGELVFTTWNDGDYRLVSGTSIAAPQVAAALALYRATMPTASTAELRAALLADVDPIAAFTGRSVTGGRLDVSRLDPGAASVGYRFTSMTAPVGPATPLVRATGPELAGTYELVLGLGMEHGGEIWALSGEPVTIAGTTLTTDDAGQVTVPLGALTTVEGQELAPSIDLATGRYALSAQLLVDGQPFGATYAAPLLVGDTSTPAPDGTTDPGTRDPGTTDPGTPSPGTDPGTTDPGTTDPGTPSPGTDPGTTDPGTPSPGTDPGTTDPGTTDPGTPSPVTDPGTTDPGTPSPGTDPGTTDPGTPDPATPGPGTTDPGTTDPGTPDPGSTDPGTTDPGTDPAPGDSTPPPVVTYPEIGPFGLTSISPAVVSTAGGTRVTVTGTHVPDGVRVRIGDTREATVVSSDSTSVVFTAPALVAGVYDVTVFNPSGTESSVLADGLSYVEEPVGGGTTPDPAPGTEDGSTPAPGTTPGTGGGSSVVTAVGPNGERLVRSAAFGRLGSSFWSLDCSTSCRGVLL from the coding sequence ATGGATCTCGTGGGCCACCAGGGCAGCCGGCTGCCCGCGCACCGCCGGGGGGTGCGCGCGGTCGCCGTCGTCGCCGCTGCGCTGACCGGCTTCGGCGGCGCCGCGGCGGTGGACGCGCTGACCGGCCCGACGGTCGCCGTCGCCGACCACTTCGGCCCCGGCGACGGGTTGACCCGGTACGTGGTCACCGCGGCAGCGGGCGACGCGACGCCGGGGTTCCTGGCCGGCCTGGACCAGCAGGACGGCGTCGACTCCGCGCAGCGGCTGTACGACGGCCGGGCCCTGGTCGCCGTCGACGGCCCCGCCCTGCCGCGCCTGCGCGCCCTGCCCGGGGTCGCCGCGGTCGAGCTCTCCCCCTCGGTGCCGGTCCTCGGCACCGCCTCGGACCCGTGGTACGCCAGTCACGGCTGGAACCTGGAGAACACCGGGGACAACGCGCAGGGGCAGTCCCCCGTGCTGGCCGACGCCGACATCGACGGCTCGGCCGGCTGGGACGCCTCCACCGGCGCCGGCATCGTCGTCGCCGTCGTGGACACCGGCTTCGACTCCGACCACCCCGACCTGGCCGACTCGCTGTGGACCAACCCGGACGAGCCCTGCGGCACGGTCGACGTCGACGGCAACGGCCTGGCCGGTGACTGCCACGGCTGGAACTTCACGACCAACAGCCCCGACGTCGACAACGGCGCCGGGGGCAGTCACGGCGCGTCGGTCGCCGGGGTCATCGGCGCCCGCAAGGACAACGGCACCGGCTCGGCCGGCGTCGCCCCCGACGTGACCCTGATGCCGCTGGCGATCGGCTCCGGCGGGACCGTCGACGTCAACCTCGGCGCCGAGGCGATCCGCTACGCCGCCGACCACGGCGCCGCCGTCGTCAACGCCTCCTGGGGCGGGCCGGGGACCGGCCCGCAGCTGGACGCCCTGCGGGCCGCCATCGCCTACGCGGAGGCCCGGGGGGTGCTGGTCGTGGCCGCCGCGGGCAACGACTCCGGCGACCGGGACACCGCGCCGGTGTACCCGGCCAGCCTGACCGAGCCGAACGTGGTCACGGTCGGCAACTCGACCGCCGCCGACACCGTCGCCGCCTCCTCGGCCTACGGCGCCACCTCCGTCGACCTCTTCGCCCCCGGCGAGCTCGTGTTCACCACCTGGAACGACGGCGACTACCGGCTGGTGTCGGGCACGTCGATCGCCGCGCCCCAGGTCGCTGCCGCACTGGCCCTCTACCGGGCCACCATGCCGACCGCGAGCACCGCCGAGCTGCGGGCGGCGCTGCTGGCCGACGTCGACCCGATCGCCGCCTTCACCGGCAGGTCGGTCACCGGCGGCCGGCTCGACGTCAGCCGACTGGACCCCGGTGCGGCCTCCGTCGGCTACCGGTTCACCTCGATGACGGCCCCGGTGGGCCCGGCGACGCCGCTGGTCCGGGCGACCGGCCCCGAGCTGGCCGGGACCTACGAGCTCGTCCTCGGCCTGGGCATGGAGCACGGCGGTGAGATCTGGGCGCTGTCCGGCGAGCCCGTCACCATCGCCGGGACGACGCTGACCACCGACGACGCCGGCCAGGTCACCGTCCCGCTGGGCGCGCTGACCACCGTCGAAGGCCAGGAGCTGGCGCCGTCGATCGACCTCGCCACGGGCCGGTACGCGCTGAGCGCGCAGCTGCTCGTGGACGGCCAGCCGTTCGGTGCGACCTACGCCGCGCCGCTGCTGGTCGGCGACACCTCGACCCCGGCACCGGACGGCACCACCGACCCCGGCACCAGGGACCCGGGCACGACCGACCCGGGCACTCCGAGCCCCGGGACGGACCCCGGCACGACCGACCCGGGCACGACCGACCCCGGCACCCCGAGCCCCGGGACGGACCCCGGCACCACCGACCCGGGGACCCCGAGCCCGGGAACGGACCCCGGCACGACCGACCCCGGCACCACCGACCCGGGCACCCCGAGCCCCGTGACGGACCCCGGCACCACCGACCCCGGTACCCCGAGCCCCGGGACGGACCCGGGCACCACCGACCCCGGCACCCCGGACCCGGCCACCCCCGGCCCAGGGACGACGGATCCCGGCACCACGGACCCGGGCACCCCGGACCCCGGCAGCACGGACCCGGGCACCACCGACCCCGGAACGGACCCCGCACCGGGCGACAGCACCCCGCCGCCGGTCGTCACGTACCCCGAGATCGGCCCGTTCGGCCTGACCAGCATCTCCCCGGCGGTGGTCAGCACCGCCGGCGGGACGCGGGTCACGGTCACCGGCACCCACGTCCCCGACGGCGTGCGGGTGCGGATCGGCGACACCCGGGAGGCCACCGTCGTCAGCTCCGACAGCACGTCGGTCGTCTTCACCGCACCGGCGCTGGTGGCCGGGGTGTACGACGTCACCGTCTTCAACCCGTCCGGCACGGAGTCCTCGGTGCTGGCCGACGGCCTCAGCTACGTCGAGGAGCCGGTGGGCGGCGGCACGACCCCGGACCCCGCGCCGGGCACCGAGGACGGGTCCACGCCGGCCCCGGGCACCACGCCGGGCACGGGCGGCGGCTCGTCCGTGGTCACCGCGGTCGGTCCGAACGGCGAGCGGCTCGTCCGGTCGGCGGCCTTCGGCCGGCTGGGCAGCTCGTTCTGGTCGCTGGACTGCAGCACCAGCTGCCGCGGCGTGCTGCTCTGA